A single region of the Branchiostoma lanceolatum isolate klBraLanc5 chromosome 1, klBraLanc5.hap2, whole genome shotgun sequence genome encodes:
- the LOC136445784 gene encoding M-phase phosphoprotein 9-like isoform X5: MAAATDAKPPFDGDLTTDSGFLSQNPLTTTQLDVTVEGPKEEEDSSVKTPANTAGDVVGTENGDTGIEELKSFNGTNTSQLQGESLQTEPTGTDDQDTTQQEDSGLVEMASRASSDTISQTGSEPKEDVALQQEGGLGKSEGQGSPPEDVGAARGPKLSSSPWDTRTSPLSFDRQSPVTPWPLETMSVYVDKMSEYEGEGRRRMLEERWLQLFQEMELRHQEHMLAQQEAHQRQIRHIQVQIEREMLHHQLRQDRRSDSGGKYSSGIGSSRGSPAKEEQAPFKPIAENQARLSGSATDIADSLENYSRQTSKIQDSPESIGYNKKSVPMMQVTDATDEDDDFPSVSTANTPKARERESNGLHGQSEVIAAQWPLREPLKDPQLTKPLTTWSKRQQSVQQKSRDDPKPLTDSIKTRNEEEVEAVNNFYPSTPSSRYPAHDAQILKIGENGSITEEFVPAGPIESVSPSTTVCSGFSYWKMDENDLYQKLPDDLTLNEVSVELSPPRGVVPSQPPPEGRVLVQTHSQGTEVQDQRQPPSQGQLPPEAMKVAQMTPGTKLKTELRDRHERMKATMGDVDMTSDPAGTAKDPSLLEDPVVASNIRVNLREKHARHMADLRAYYEEEITELRSQLERANNPSPYKRLEDGNRRLRDRCEHLEETLQSANGRIQDLEDTVQSMESKQRSLPSPQNSIPVENMISKNEQLRQKVAELEKALADANRHVGELESTLSSLEKSQTQLQSLNSVTSSPMYAELLQANNRLKTRCQQAEEQAQQSHVRIHNLESQLHSLQGKLTEWSDHYENTTRTVEVLQDNLEQTRRQSSMDADTVLKLETRNRQLEREMQETLKADAMRASAIEIEQNLMKKVVEEYGALGREHQSTKAALKEAEDKLFDARSEVVEMKRAIGKLEVQLKQMEHENNLMREKGLSPTITLAEIQQTLSHSGGRFSSPTARRRWLAPSTQHNVFTGEPLDRSPSYIHTAPPGTSQEAEAERPLSPMIQAAIELDRRKHDTAPQKSPKREPIARYSPKRARPGTPKKNQQTQTPPKTGQTRVTDRFTGKNRSPKKSLSPKFHSMDKENEREARSDVEVPTRDNGASLRRNLHFTPPATQGMSVDPRVSSAVEAVKSGSVTSRPQWEDKRTTLAADKKTPKRPSPVRPPYDTEDAMRERMAKVRDVERRFDSLNEEKRQLESSLSRIPSSGPRLTRQLKLDQEALEDRLDKVVKELGSVRMTLRRYNVLRS, translated from the exons ATGGCAGCTGCTACAGATGCTAAGCCACCATTCGACGGCGATTTGACTACTGACAGCGGCTTTCTCTCACAAAATCCGCTCACAACAACACAACTGGATGTTACGGTTGAAGGACCAAAAGAGGAAGAAGACTCCTCGGTAAAAACGCCTGCAAATACAGCTGGTGATGTCGTTGGCACAGAGAATGGGGATACAGGGATTGAAGAACTTAAGAGTTTTAACGGCACCAACACAAGCCAATTGCAAGGTGAAAGTTTGCAGACAGAACCAACTGGTACTGACGACcaagacacaacacaacaggaAGACAGTGGACTGGTGGAAATGGCGAGCAGGGCAAGCAGTGACACAATCTCGCAGACAGGAAGTGAACCTAAAGAGGATGTAGCGTTACAACAAGAGGGAGGGCTGGGGAAGTCGGAAGGGCAAGGGTCACCTCCTGAAGACGTTGGTGCAGCAAGAGGCCCAAAATTATCCAGTAGTCCTTGGGACACCAGGACAAGTCCGCTAAGTTTCGATCGACAGTCTCCCGTCACTCCTTGGCCGCTGGAAACCATGAGCGTTTACGTAGACAAAATGAGTGAATACGAAGGGGAGGGGAGAAGGAGGATGCTGGAAGAGCGGTGGCTGCAGCTATTCCAAGAAATGGAGCTACGCCACCAGGAACACATGCTGGCTCAGCAAGAGGCTCATCAGCGTCAGATCCGACACATTCAAGTTCAGATTGAACGAGAAATGCTTCACCACCAGTTGAGGCAGGATAGACGGAGCGATAGCGGCGGGAAATACAGCTCCGGGATAGGGTCTTCCCGTGGAAGCCCTGCAAAAGAAGAGCAAGCTCCTTTCAAGCCTATTGCAGAAAACCAAGCTAGACTTAGTGGTAGTGCCACAGATATTGCAGATAGCTTAGAAAACTATTCAAGGCAGACAAGTAAGATACAAGATAGTCCAGAATCAATTGGATACAACAAGAAAAGTGTACCCATGATGCAGGTCACTGATGCTACTGATGAAGACGACGATTTTCCCAGCGTTTCAACTGCCAACACACCCAAAGCAAGGGAACGTGAATCAAATGGGCTACATGGTCAGAGTGAGGTTATCGCGGCACAGTGGCCGTTACGAGAACCCCTAAAGGACCCTCAACTCACAAAACCTTTAACGACTTGGTCAAAGAGACAACAATCTGTTCAACAGAAATCAAGGGACGATCCAAAACCGCTAACTGATTCTATAAAAACGAGGAACGAAGAGGAAGTCGAAGCAGTAAACAACTTTTATCCAAGTACGCCATCCAGTCGGTACCCAGCACACGATGCACAGATTCTAAAGATAGGAGAGAACGGTTCTATAACGGAAGAGTTTGTGCCAGCGGGGCCAATCGAAAGCGTTAGTCCGTCTACTACAGTGTGTTCAGGGTTCtcgtactggaaaatggacgaaaaCGATTTGTACCAGAAGCTGCCGGATGATCTGACGTTAAATGAGGTGTCGGTAGAGTTGTCACCCCCAAGAGGGGTAGTACCATCCCAGCCACCCCCTGAAGGACGTGTACTAGTACAGACTCATTCCCAGGGTACTGAAGTCCAAGACCAAAGGCAACCTCCTTCCCAGGGTCAACTGCCACCTGAAGCAATGAAAGTTGCACAGATGACTCCAG GTACAAAATTAAAGACTGAGCTTCGAGACAGACATGAGAGAATGAAAGCCACCATGGGGGATGTGgacatgacctctgaccccgcAGGAACAGCCAAAGATCCCTCCCTTCTTGAGGATCCAGTGGTGGCTTCAAA TATTCGTGTTAACCTGCGCGAGAAGCACGCCCGCCACATGGCAGACCTACGGGCGTACTACGAGGAGGAGATCACGGAGCTGCGCAGCCAGCTGGAGCGAGCGAATAACCCGTCTCCGTACAAGAGACTGGAGGACGGGAACAGGAGGCTGAGGGACAGGTGTGAACACCTGGAGGAGACCCTGCAGTCAGCCAATGG TCGAATACAGGACCTAGAGGACACAGTACAGTCCATGGAGTCCAAACAGCGCTCACTCCCCTCCCCACAAAACTCCATTCCAGTGGAAAACATGATTAGTAAAAATGAGCAACTGAGACAGAAAGTTGCAGAGTTGGAAAAGGCCTTAGCAGATGCCAACAG ACATGTTGGTGAGTTGGAGTCGACTCTGTCGTCACTGGAGAAGTCCCAGACCCAGCTCCAGAGCCTGAACAGTGTCACCTCGTCTCCAATGTACGCAGAGCTGTTACAGGCCAACAACAGGCTCAAAACCAGGTGTCAACAGGCTGAGGAACAGGCACAACAGTCACATGT CCGTATCCACAATTTGGAAAGCCAACTTCATAGTCTCCAGGGAAAGTTG ACGGAGTGGTCGGACCATTACGAGAACACGACGCGTACCGTGGAGGTCCTACAGGACAACCTGGAGCAGACGAGAAGACAGTCATCGATGGACGCAGACACCGTCCTCAAACTGGAGACACGCAACAGACAGCTGGAGAGGGAGATGCAAGAAACACTCAAG GCTGATGCTATGAGAGCATCTGCAATTGAGATTGAGCAAAACCTAATGAAGAAG GTTGTAGAAGAATATGGAGCCTTGGGCAGAGAGCACCAGAGCACCAAG GCTGCTTTGAAGGAGGCAGAAGACAAGCTCTTTGATGCCAGGTCAGAGGTTGTAGAAATGAAGAG GGCGATAGGAAAGCTGGAGGTTCAGCTGAAGCAAATGGAACATGAGAACAACCTGATGAGGGAGAAGGGTCTTTCTCCAACAATCAC ACTTGCGGAAATACAGCAGACCCTGAGTCACTCAGGAGGGCGTTTCTCCTCCCCCACCGCGCGCCGCAGGTGGTTGGCGCCGAGCACGCAGCACAACGTGTTCACAGGGGAGCCCTTGGACCGTAGTCCCTCCTACATCCACACCGCACCGCCTGGGACTTCACAGGAG gcGGAAGCAGAGCGCCCCCTATCTCCAATGATCCAAGCTGCAATAGAGCTGGACAGGAGGAAACACGACACCGCACCACAGAAATCTCCCAAACG AGAACCGATTGCGAGGTACTCACCAAAGCGAGCTCGGCCAGGAACTCCTAAGAAGAACCAACAAACACAGACCCCACCCAAAACTGGACAGACTAGAGTCACAGACAGATTCACTGGAAAG AACAGGAGCCCAAAGAAAAGTCTGTCTCCCAAGTTCCATTCTATGGACAAGGAGAACGAAAGAGAAGCCAGATCTGATGTAGAAGTTCCCACCAGGGACAATGGAGCATCACTACGGAGAAATCTCCACTTCACTCCACCAGCCACACAAG GCATGTCAGTGGACCCTCGCGTGTCGTCAGCCGTGGAAGCGGTGAAATCCGGTTCCGTCACGTCGCGTCCACAGTGGGAGGACAAACGTACCACACTAGCAGCTGATAAGAAGACACccaaaa GGCCATCTCCAGTGAGACCACCTTATGACACCGAGGACGCCATGAGGGAGAGAATGGCCAAGGTTCGGGACGTGGAGAGGAGATTTGACTCACTAAACGAGGAAAAGAGACAG TTGGAGTCCTCCTTAAGTCGTATCCCCAGCTCGGGACCGAGACTCACCAGGCAGTTAAAGCTGGATCAG
- the LOC136445784 gene encoding M-phase phosphoprotein 9-like isoform X3 translates to MAAATDAKPPFDGDLTTDSGFLSQNPLTTTQLDVTVEGPKEEEDSSVKTPANTAGDVVGTENGDTGIEELKSFNGTNTSQLQGESLQTEPTGTDDQDTTQQEDSGLVEMASRASSDTISQTGSEPKEDVALQQEGGLGKSEGQGSPPEDVGAARGPKLSSSPWDTRTSPLSFDRQSPVTPWPLETMSVYVDKMSEYEGEGRRRMLEERWLQLFQEMELRHQEHMLAQQEAHQRQIRHIQVQIEREMLHHQLRQDRRSDSGGKYSSGIGSSRGSPAKEEQAPFKPIAENQARLSGSATDIADSLENYSRQTSKIQDSPESIGYNKKSVPMMQVTDATDEDDDFPSVSTANTPKARERESNGLHGQSEVIAAQWPLREPLKDPQLTKPLTTWSKRQQSVQQKSRDDPKPLTDSIKTRNEEEVEAVNNFYPSTPSSRYPAHDAQILKIGENGSITEEFVPAGPIESVSPSTTVCSGFSYWKMDENDLYQKLPDDLTLNEVSVELSPPRGVVPSQPPPEGRVLVQTHSQGTEVQDQRQPPSQGQLPPEAMKVAQMTPGTKLKTELRDRHERMKATMGDVDMTSDPAGTAKDPSLLEDPVVASNIRVNLREKHARHMADLRAYYEEEITELRSQLERANNPSPYKRLEDGNRRLRDRCEHLEETLQSANGRIQDLEDTVQSMESKQRSLPSPQNSIPVENMISKNEQLRQKVAELEKALADANRHVGELESTLSSLEKSQTQLQSLNSVTSSPMYAELLQANNRLKTRCQQAEEQAQQSHVRIHNLESQLHSLQGKLTEWSDHYENTTRTVEVLQDNLEQTRRQSSMDADTVLKLETRNRQLEREMQETLKVVEEYGALGREHQSTKAALKEAEDKLFDARSEVVEMKRAIGKLEVQLKQMEHENNLMREKGLSPTITLAEIQQTLSHSGGRFSSPTARRRWLAPSTQHNVFTGEPLDRSPSYIHTAPPGTSQEAEAERPLSPMIQAAIELDRRKHDTAPQKSPKRYGSDETSSETVDSEDERRTYREPIARYSPKRARPGTPKKNQQTQTPPKTGQTRVTDRFTGKQNRSPKKSLSPKFHSMDKENEREARSDVEVPTRDNGASLRRNLHFTPPATQGMSVDPRVSSAVEAVKSGSVTSRPQWEDKRTTLAADKKTPKRPSPVRPPYDTEDAMRERMAKVRDVERRFDSLNEEKRQLESSLSRIPSSGPRLTRQLKLDQEALEDRLDKVVKELGSVRMTLRRYNVLRS, encoded by the exons ATGGCAGCTGCTACAGATGCTAAGCCACCATTCGACGGCGATTTGACTACTGACAGCGGCTTTCTCTCACAAAATCCGCTCACAACAACACAACTGGATGTTACGGTTGAAGGACCAAAAGAGGAAGAAGACTCCTCGGTAAAAACGCCTGCAAATACAGCTGGTGATGTCGTTGGCACAGAGAATGGGGATACAGGGATTGAAGAACTTAAGAGTTTTAACGGCACCAACACAAGCCAATTGCAAGGTGAAAGTTTGCAGACAGAACCAACTGGTACTGACGACcaagacacaacacaacaggaAGACAGTGGACTGGTGGAAATGGCGAGCAGGGCAAGCAGTGACACAATCTCGCAGACAGGAAGTGAACCTAAAGAGGATGTAGCGTTACAACAAGAGGGAGGGCTGGGGAAGTCGGAAGGGCAAGGGTCACCTCCTGAAGACGTTGGTGCAGCAAGAGGCCCAAAATTATCCAGTAGTCCTTGGGACACCAGGACAAGTCCGCTAAGTTTCGATCGACAGTCTCCCGTCACTCCTTGGCCGCTGGAAACCATGAGCGTTTACGTAGACAAAATGAGTGAATACGAAGGGGAGGGGAGAAGGAGGATGCTGGAAGAGCGGTGGCTGCAGCTATTCCAAGAAATGGAGCTACGCCACCAGGAACACATGCTGGCTCAGCAAGAGGCTCATCAGCGTCAGATCCGACACATTCAAGTTCAGATTGAACGAGAAATGCTTCACCACCAGTTGAGGCAGGATAGACGGAGCGATAGCGGCGGGAAATACAGCTCCGGGATAGGGTCTTCCCGTGGAAGCCCTGCAAAAGAAGAGCAAGCTCCTTTCAAGCCTATTGCAGAAAACCAAGCTAGACTTAGTGGTAGTGCCACAGATATTGCAGATAGCTTAGAAAACTATTCAAGGCAGACAAGTAAGATACAAGATAGTCCAGAATCAATTGGATACAACAAGAAAAGTGTACCCATGATGCAGGTCACTGATGCTACTGATGAAGACGACGATTTTCCCAGCGTTTCAACTGCCAACACACCCAAAGCAAGGGAACGTGAATCAAATGGGCTACATGGTCAGAGTGAGGTTATCGCGGCACAGTGGCCGTTACGAGAACCCCTAAAGGACCCTCAACTCACAAAACCTTTAACGACTTGGTCAAAGAGACAACAATCTGTTCAACAGAAATCAAGGGACGATCCAAAACCGCTAACTGATTCTATAAAAACGAGGAACGAAGAGGAAGTCGAAGCAGTAAACAACTTTTATCCAAGTACGCCATCCAGTCGGTACCCAGCACACGATGCACAGATTCTAAAGATAGGAGAGAACGGTTCTATAACGGAAGAGTTTGTGCCAGCGGGGCCAATCGAAAGCGTTAGTCCGTCTACTACAGTGTGTTCAGGGTTCtcgtactggaaaatggacgaaaaCGATTTGTACCAGAAGCTGCCGGATGATCTGACGTTAAATGAGGTGTCGGTAGAGTTGTCACCCCCAAGAGGGGTAGTACCATCCCAGCCACCCCCTGAAGGACGTGTACTAGTACAGACTCATTCCCAGGGTACTGAAGTCCAAGACCAAAGGCAACCTCCTTCCCAGGGTCAACTGCCACCTGAAGCAATGAAAGTTGCACAGATGACTCCAG GTACAAAATTAAAGACTGAGCTTCGAGACAGACATGAGAGAATGAAAGCCACCATGGGGGATGTGgacatgacctctgaccccgcAGGAACAGCCAAAGATCCCTCCCTTCTTGAGGATCCAGTGGTGGCTTCAAA TATTCGTGTTAACCTGCGCGAGAAGCACGCCCGCCACATGGCAGACCTACGGGCGTACTACGAGGAGGAGATCACGGAGCTGCGCAGCCAGCTGGAGCGAGCGAATAACCCGTCTCCGTACAAGAGACTGGAGGACGGGAACAGGAGGCTGAGGGACAGGTGTGAACACCTGGAGGAGACCCTGCAGTCAGCCAATGG TCGAATACAGGACCTAGAGGACACAGTACAGTCCATGGAGTCCAAACAGCGCTCACTCCCCTCCCCACAAAACTCCATTCCAGTGGAAAACATGATTAGTAAAAATGAGCAACTGAGACAGAAAGTTGCAGAGTTGGAAAAGGCCTTAGCAGATGCCAACAG ACATGTTGGTGAGTTGGAGTCGACTCTGTCGTCACTGGAGAAGTCCCAGACCCAGCTCCAGAGCCTGAACAGTGTCACCTCGTCTCCAATGTACGCAGAGCTGTTACAGGCCAACAACAGGCTCAAAACCAGGTGTCAACAGGCTGAGGAACAGGCACAACAGTCACATGT CCGTATCCACAATTTGGAAAGCCAACTTCATAGTCTCCAGGGAAAGTTG ACGGAGTGGTCGGACCATTACGAGAACACGACGCGTACCGTGGAGGTCCTACAGGACAACCTGGAGCAGACGAGAAGACAGTCATCGATGGACGCAGACACCGTCCTCAAACTGGAGACACGCAACAGACAGCTGGAGAGGGAGATGCAAGAAACACTCAAG GTTGTAGAAGAATATGGAGCCTTGGGCAGAGAGCACCAGAGCACCAAG GCTGCTTTGAAGGAGGCAGAAGACAAGCTCTTTGATGCCAGGTCAGAGGTTGTAGAAATGAAGAG GGCGATAGGAAAGCTGGAGGTTCAGCTGAAGCAAATGGAACATGAGAACAACCTGATGAGGGAGAAGGGTCTTTCTCCAACAATCAC ACTTGCGGAAATACAGCAGACCCTGAGTCACTCAGGAGGGCGTTTCTCCTCCCCCACCGCGCGCCGCAGGTGGTTGGCGCCGAGCACGCAGCACAACGTGTTCACAGGGGAGCCCTTGGACCGTAGTCCCTCCTACATCCACACCGCACCGCCTGGGACTTCACAGGAG gcGGAAGCAGAGCGCCCCCTATCTCCAATGATCCAAGCTGCAATAGAGCTGGACAGGAGGAAACACGACACCGCACCACAGAAATCTCCCAAACGGTACGGCAGCGATGAGACATCCAGTGAAACAGTGGACTCAGAGGATGAGAGAAGAACATATAG AGAACCGATTGCGAGGTACTCACCAAAGCGAGCTCGGCCAGGAACTCCTAAGAAGAACCAACAAACACAGACCCCACCCAAAACTGGACAGACTAGAGTCACAGACAGATTCACTGGAAAG cagAACAGGAGCCCAAAGAAAAGTCTGTCTCCCAAGTTCCATTCTATGGACAAGGAGAACGAAAGAGAAGCCAGATCTGATGTAGAAGTTCCCACCAGGGACAATGGAGCATCACTACGGAGAAATCTCCACTTCACTCCACCAGCCACACAAG GCATGTCAGTGGACCCTCGCGTGTCGTCAGCCGTGGAAGCGGTGAAATCCGGTTCCGTCACGTCGCGTCCACAGTGGGAGGACAAACGTACCACACTAGCAGCTGATAAGAAGACACccaaaa GGCCATCTCCAGTGAGACCACCTTATGACACCGAGGACGCCATGAGGGAGAGAATGGCCAAGGTTCGGGACGTGGAGAGGAGATTTGACTCACTAAACGAGGAAAAGAGACAG TTGGAGTCCTCCTTAAGTCGTATCCCCAGCTCGGGACCGAGACTCACCAGGCAGTTAAAGCTGGATCAG